The Mycolicibacterium boenickei genome has a segment encoding these proteins:
- a CDS encoding TIGR03619 family F420-dependent LLM class oxidoreductase produces MKLGLSTPIVMQHPGEFSPWETDAGPDELALIAEAADSLGFHHLTCAEHTGIPASAAGVRGTVYWDPLATLSFLAARTRRIRLTTAVVVLPYHHPVALAKSYGTLDRLSGGRVILGVGVGSLTEEFELLGAPFEERGAAADRDIAKLRAAWGQPVVDGFAIEPHATTTDLAVWVGGRTKRSLRRAVELGNGWMPFGLSPDTIAEFLAPHRLPAHFDVVLSPGAALDPLGDADAVRRRLIRLRDVGATIANCSVQARSAEHFCDQLAALHAIGEAL; encoded by the coding sequence GTGAAGCTCGGACTGTCCACACCCATCGTCATGCAGCACCCCGGTGAGTTCTCACCGTGGGAGACCGACGCCGGTCCCGACGAGCTGGCGTTGATCGCCGAGGCAGCAGACAGTCTCGGATTTCACCACCTCACGTGTGCCGAGCACACCGGAATACCCGCCTCCGCCGCCGGAGTCCGCGGGACCGTGTATTGGGATCCGCTGGCCACCTTGTCGTTCCTGGCGGCCCGGACCCGACGTATCCGGTTGACCACCGCCGTGGTGGTACTCCCGTACCACCACCCGGTGGCACTGGCGAAGAGTTACGGCACGCTCGACCGGCTCAGCGGTGGGCGCGTGATCCTCGGTGTCGGCGTCGGATCGCTGACCGAGGAATTCGAACTGCTCGGCGCCCCGTTCGAGGAGCGCGGAGCCGCGGCCGACCGGGACATCGCCAAGCTGCGGGCGGCATGGGGGCAGCCGGTCGTCGACGGCTTCGCCATCGAACCGCACGCCACCACTACCGATCTCGCCGTCTGGGTGGGCGGACGCACCAAGCGCTCGCTGCGTCGTGCCGTCGAATTGGGCAACGGCTGGATGCCTTTCGGCCTCTCGCCGGACACGATCGCCGAGTTCCTCGCGCCGCATCGACTGCCCGCGCACTTCGACGTCGTGCTGTCGCCCGGGGCCGCGCTGGATCCACTGGGGGACGCGGATGCCGTACGCCGTCGGCTGATCCGGTTGCGCGACGTCGGCGCCACGATCGCCAACTGCTCGGTGCAGGCGCGCAGTGCCGAACACTTCTGCGATCAACTCGCGGCGCTACACGCCATCGGCGAGGCGCTCTGA
- a CDS encoding class I adenylate-forming enzyme family protein — protein sequence MAHPLSRRIDDVLDLDPTANAIEYEGQWHTWSQVAALARRIGTVASGTRVGIMLRNQPAHVAALLGVLAAGGTVVVINPSRGAERTRADIETLRLPVLVGLAEDIAALASPSPSTTTVTIRDLDTPPEIRFAQSPAEAVVRPGVAVWMLTSGTTGPPKRVDLTYDMLARSVIGRDPESCPAPAELRRGVAIVNSPLVHVGGVFRVLLCVAEARPFVLLPKFELTRWADAVREHQPRAVSLVPAALRTVLHSDLTRDDLAGVRVVTSGTAPLSADDADAFTEKFGIPVLTSYAATEFGGGVAGWTLADHQKYWKAKRGSVGRANAGARLRVVDEDGNALGPDEKGLLEVKPAQFDADADWLRTTDLARIDADGFVWILGRADQAIIRGGFKVMPDDVRTALESHPAVRGAAVIGMPDERLGETPVAMVELHSTATVDGLLEYLGGRLARYEIPTEIVLVETIPRTPSGKADLGAVRDHFASRV from the coding sequence ATGGCCCATCCCCTTTCGCGACGCATCGACGACGTGCTCGATCTGGACCCGACCGCGAACGCCATCGAATACGAAGGCCAGTGGCACACCTGGAGCCAAGTCGCCGCATTGGCGCGGCGTATCGGCACGGTGGCTTCCGGTACCCGGGTCGGCATCATGCTGCGCAATCAGCCCGCACACGTGGCGGCGCTGCTCGGTGTGCTGGCGGCCGGCGGCACTGTCGTCGTGATCAACCCATCCCGCGGCGCCGAGCGCACCCGCGCCGACATCGAAACCCTGCGCCTACCGGTACTCGTCGGCCTGGCCGAGGACATCGCCGCCCTGGCGTCCCCTTCGCCCTCGACGACGACGGTGACGATCCGCGATCTCGACACCCCACCCGAGATACGGTTCGCCCAAAGCCCGGCTGAGGCTGTCGTCCGGCCAGGTGTGGCGGTGTGGATGCTGACCAGCGGTACCACCGGACCGCCCAAACGCGTGGACCTGACCTACGACATGCTGGCGCGCAGCGTCATCGGCCGGGATCCCGAAAGTTGCCCGGCACCAGCTGAACTGCGGCGCGGTGTGGCGATCGTCAACTCGCCGCTGGTACACGTCGGCGGCGTGTTCCGGGTGTTGTTGTGCGTCGCCGAGGCCCGGCCGTTCGTGCTGCTGCCCAAGTTCGAGCTGACGCGCTGGGCCGATGCCGTGCGCGAACACCAGCCACGCGCGGTGTCACTGGTCCCGGCCGCCCTGCGCACGGTGCTGCACTCCGATCTCACGCGCGACGACCTCGCCGGCGTCCGTGTGGTCACCTCCGGCACCGCACCGCTGTCCGCTGACGACGCCGACGCCTTCACCGAGAAGTTCGGCATCCCGGTACTCACGTCCTATGCCGCGACCGAGTTCGGCGGTGGCGTGGCCGGCTGGACCCTGGCTGATCACCAGAAGTACTGGAAAGCCAAGCGCGGCAGCGTGGGCCGGGCCAATGCGGGAGCCCGGCTGCGGGTGGTCGATGAGGACGGCAATGCGCTCGGCCCGGACGAGAAAGGCTTGCTGGAGGTCAAGCCGGCACAGTTCGACGCCGACGCGGACTGGTTGCGCACCACCGACCTGGCCCGGATCGACGCCGACGGATTCGTCTGGATCCTCGGCCGCGCCGACCAGGCCATCATCCGCGGCGGATTCAAGGTGATGCCCGACGATGTCCGCACCGCCCTCGAGAGCCATCCGGCGGTGCGCGGTGCGGCCGTGATCGGTATGCCCGATGAGCGATTGGGCGAGACACCCGTTGCGATGGTGGAGCTGCACAGCACCGCGACCGTCGACGGTCTGCTCGAATACCTGGGCGGCCGGCTGGCCCGCTACGAGATCCCCACCGAGATCGTCCTGGTCGAGACGATTCCGCGGACACCTTCGGGGAAGGCCGATCTCGGCGCCGTACGGGACCATTTCGCCTCGCGTGTCTGA
- a CDS encoding class I adenylate-forming enzyme family protein, whose protein sequence is MTDTIDTLVRARSSSTKSAVVDPVARISYAELDSATAELAAGFMAAGVTKGSRVGLLMPNGVDWVRIAIALMRIGAVLVPLSTLLRPGELAAQLRMASVQFLIAVEEFRGHRYPVDHDLLPALRAVWSTGQALGFSGSPGTADALAGCVRESDPMVIMFTSGSSGPPKGTIHSHRNALGAVRSGLEARCITAETRLYLPMPFFWVGGFGAGILSALLAGATLVTEPVPRPDSTLELLEREQVTLFRGWPEQAEALARHAGAADLSALQPGSLEALLPDRMRSRPGARASLLGMTESFGPYCGFRADTDLPESAWGSCGKPFDGMDVRIVDTESGAPLSPGQTGAIQIRGPHVMRGLCRRGREDVFTSDGYYPTGDLGYLDSDGFLFYRGRSDDMFKVRGATVYPSEVQRALRSVPGVRAAYVVNVPDGQANRVGAAVVGDGLSVEALRATVREVISPFKVPTLWLLLDDEEYVPCGATGKVDNTALRAMLEEIHAKEATT, encoded by the coding sequence ATGACTGACACCATCGACACCCTGGTACGCGCGCGTTCGTCATCCACGAAGTCGGCGGTGGTGGACCCCGTCGCGCGGATCTCGTACGCCGAACTCGATTCCGCCACGGCCGAACTGGCCGCCGGGTTCATGGCCGCAGGTGTCACCAAAGGATCCCGGGTGGGGCTCCTCATGCCCAACGGGGTCGACTGGGTGCGGATCGCCATCGCACTCATGCGGATCGGCGCCGTTCTGGTTCCGCTGAGCACACTGCTACGCCCGGGTGAACTGGCCGCACAATTGCGGATGGCGTCGGTGCAGTTCCTCATCGCAGTCGAAGAGTTCCGGGGACATCGATACCCCGTCGACCATGATCTGCTGCCCGCGCTGCGCGCCGTGTGGTCCACCGGGCAAGCGCTTGGGTTCAGCGGATCGCCAGGCACCGCCGACGCGCTGGCTGGTTGCGTGCGCGAAAGCGACCCGATGGTCATCATGTTCACCTCCGGAAGCAGCGGGCCGCCGAAAGGAACCATTCATTCGCACCGTAATGCTCTGGGCGCCGTGCGCTCTGGGCTCGAAGCCCGGTGCATCACCGCCGAAACCCGGCTGTATCTGCCGATGCCGTTCTTCTGGGTCGGCGGATTCGGCGCCGGCATCCTCTCGGCCCTGCTGGCCGGAGCCACCCTGGTGACCGAACCTGTCCCCCGCCCGGATTCCACGCTCGAACTCCTTGAACGCGAACAGGTCACGCTGTTCCGGGGCTGGCCTGAGCAGGCCGAGGCGCTGGCCCGTCACGCCGGAGCCGCGGACCTGAGCGCATTGCAGCCGGGAAGCCTCGAGGCCCTTTTGCCCGACCGGATGCGGTCACGGCCCGGGGCACGGGCGTCGCTGTTGGGGATGACCGAATCGTTCGGTCCGTACTGCGGATTCCGGGCCGACACCGACCTGCCGGAATCGGCGTGGGGCAGCTGCGGCAAGCCGTTCGACGGTATGGACGTGCGCATCGTCGACACCGAATCCGGCGCACCGCTGTCCCCTGGCCAGACCGGGGCGATCCAGATCCGCGGCCCGCACGTGATGCGGGGTCTCTGCCGACGCGGCCGAGAAGACGTGTTCACATCCGACGGCTACTACCCGACGGGCGATCTGGGCTATCTCGATTCCGACGGATTCCTGTTCTACCGCGGCAGATCCGACGATATGTTCAAAGTCCGTGGTGCGACGGTATATCCGAGCGAGGTACAACGGGCGCTGCGGTCCGTGCCCGGGGTCCGCGCGGCCTACGTGGTAAACGTCCCTGACGGCCAAGCCAATCGGGTCGGTGCGGCAGTCGTGGGTGACGGCCTGTCGGTGGAGGCACTGCGTGCCACCGTGCGCGAGGTCATCAGCCCGTTCAAGGTGCCCACGCTGTGGCTGCTGCTCGACGACGAGGAATACGTCCCATGCGGGGCCACCGGGAAAGTCGACAACACCGCATTGCGCGCCATGCTGGAGGAGATCCACGCCAAGGAGGCAACAACGTGA
- a CDS encoding class I adenylate-forming enzyme family protein produces MSDTVAGLLRGRTDRPLLICDDQRISYAEAQRRSAEVAGGLLALGAGKGTHVGLLYPNGVDFVVGMLAGARIGAVTVPYSTFLTATELETQLRDSDTAILLSARGFRNHDYEQRLAGIEAPCLRQVLFDLPRADDPRLTGFEDDVDGCDPLAIIYTSGSTGFPKGVVHTHASLIAHQRNLNEIRGITTADRLFCNSPFFWIGGFAFGLLATISAGATLICSNATDAGATLDLIEAEKPTITNGFVAGIAHLTRHPSYPDRHFSARRGNLYPVMAPDCRPTDPELRHNMLGMTETGSVVLIDADEGDQPEQRRGSYGRPAPGFETKVLASGELCVRGPYLMQGYYGLNREDCFDADGWFHTGDLVRVDDDGYFYFLGRAGAMIKTAGANVTPDEVEKALATLGITAHVFGLPDPVRGQLVAAVIVADDPVDIEVVRARLRSMLSAYKVPRAFTVCRPADLPTLSSGKLDMSRLCGLFDD; encoded by the coding sequence GTGTCTGACACCGTCGCGGGACTGCTACGCGGGCGCACCGACCGACCGCTGTTGATCTGCGACGACCAGCGGATCAGCTACGCGGAGGCCCAGCGTCGCTCTGCCGAGGTGGCCGGCGGCCTGCTCGCGCTCGGTGCCGGCAAGGGCACACACGTCGGGCTGCTGTATCCCAACGGTGTCGATTTCGTGGTGGGGATGTTGGCTGGGGCCCGCATCGGCGCGGTGACGGTGCCGTACTCCACCTTCCTGACCGCCACCGAGCTGGAGACCCAGCTGCGCGACAGCGATACCGCGATACTGCTGTCGGCACGCGGTTTCCGCAATCACGACTATGAGCAACGGCTGGCCGGTATCGAAGCACCGTGCCTGCGGCAGGTGTTGTTCGATCTGCCCCGTGCCGACGACCCGAGGTTGACCGGCTTCGAAGACGACGTGGACGGCTGCGACCCGCTGGCGATCATCTACACCTCGGGATCCACCGGCTTCCCCAAGGGCGTGGTCCACACCCATGCCTCGCTGATCGCACATCAACGCAATCTCAACGAGATCCGCGGGATCACGACCGCCGACCGTCTGTTCTGCAATTCGCCGTTCTTCTGGATCGGCGGGTTCGCGTTCGGGTTGCTGGCCACGATCAGCGCCGGGGCAACCCTGATCTGTTCGAACGCGACCGACGCAGGTGCCACCCTCGATCTGATCGAGGCCGAGAAACCCACCATCACCAACGGTTTCGTCGCCGGCATTGCCCACCTGACGCGTCATCCCAGCTATCCGGACCGACACTTCTCGGCGCGGCGAGGCAACCTCTACCCCGTCATGGCCCCCGACTGCCGGCCAACCGATCCGGAGCTCCGGCACAACATGCTGGGGATGACCGAGACCGGCAGTGTGGTGCTGATCGACGCCGACGAGGGTGATCAGCCCGAGCAGCGCCGCGGCAGTTATGGCCGGCCCGCGCCAGGATTCGAGACCAAGGTGCTCGCCTCGGGCGAACTGTGCGTGCGCGGGCCGTACCTCATGCAGGGCTACTACGGACTCAACCGCGAGGACTGCTTCGACGCCGACGGCTGGTTTCACACCGGCGACCTCGTGCGGGTCGACGACGACGGCTACTTCTACTTCCTCGGCCGGGCCGGCGCGATGATCAAGACCGCCGGCGCCAACGTCACTCCCGACGAGGTCGAGAAAGCGCTGGCAACACTGGGCATTACCGCGCACGTGTTCGGATTGCCCGATCCCGTTCGCGGGCAGCTCGTGGCGGCGGTCATCGTCGCCGATGACCCCGTCGACATCGAGGTGGTGCGAGCCCGGCTGCGCAGCATGCTGTCGGCATACAAGGTGCCGCGGGCATTCACGGTGTGTCGCCCCGCCGATCTGCCCACGCTCTCCAGCGGCAAGCTCGATATGTCCCGTCTATGCGGACTGTTCGATGACTGA
- a CDS encoding enoyl-CoA hydratase/isomerase family protein → METLLLDFDHQSKVATVTLNRPEALNSFNRAMCNEMRDAWHAIKDDEGINAVVLRAAGDRAFSAGLDVKSSYGQPEIVWNHEDPGELLSPKWQKLWKPVVCAVQGMCTAGALYFVNEADVVICSQEATFFDSHVSAGLVSALEPIGLMRRVGLGDTLRMALMGNDERVGAETALRIGLVTEVVARDQLWDRAHEIAASIAAKPPTATQGTVKAIWESLDKPYRAAMDQGLIYTRLGNPIAKAELAEHPLPKTTPRIR, encoded by the coding sequence ATGGAAACACTTCTCCTCGATTTCGACCATCAGTCAAAGGTCGCCACGGTCACGCTGAACCGGCCCGAAGCGCTGAACTCGTTCAACCGTGCGATGTGCAACGAGATGCGCGATGCGTGGCACGCCATCAAAGATGACGAAGGCATCAACGCCGTGGTGCTTCGGGCGGCCGGCGACCGCGCATTCAGCGCCGGGCTGGACGTGAAATCCAGCTATGGCCAGCCCGAGATCGTCTGGAACCACGAGGATCCCGGGGAGTTGCTGAGCCCGAAGTGGCAGAAGCTGTGGAAGCCCGTGGTGTGTGCCGTGCAAGGTATGTGCACAGCCGGCGCGCTGTATTTCGTCAACGAAGCCGATGTGGTGATCTGCTCGCAGGAGGCCACGTTCTTCGACTCCCATGTCAGCGCCGGGTTGGTGTCGGCACTGGAGCCGATCGGCCTGATGCGCCGGGTCGGGCTCGGCGACACCTTGCGGATGGCGTTGATGGGCAACGACGAACGCGTCGGCGCCGAGACCGCACTGCGGATCGGATTGGTCACCGAGGTGGTGGCCAGAGACCAGTTGTGGGACCGGGCGCACGAGATCGCCGCCTCCATCGCCGCCAAGCCGCCGACCGCGACGCAGGGGACCGTGAAGGCGATCTGGGAATCGCTGGACAAGCCGTACCGGGCCGCCATGGACCAGGGCCTCATCTACACCCGGCTTGGCAACCCGATCGCCAAAGCCGAACTGGCCGAGCACCCGCTACCCAAGACAACACCGCGGATCCGCTGA
- a CDS encoding enoyl-CoA hydratase/isomerase family protein — protein MYDTIKYEVDDHKATITLNRPDALNALSPHMITELRAAYAAAENDDNVWLMIVTATGRAFCTGADVKEIPGDGKVVNERPYLSTYEQWEAPQEGTPPFRSMAKPVVVAINGICCGAGLDWVTTGDIVIASDQATFFDPHVSIGLVAAREMVRLARALPRSVALRMALMGKHERMTVERAYELGLITEIVEHDKLLERAHEIADTVCLNAPLAVRGTRLAIHKTLDLPLHEGEILAETFRERVVRTEDALEGPRAFVEKRKPNWQAR, from the coding sequence ATGTACGACACCATCAAGTACGAGGTGGACGACCACAAGGCCACCATCACGTTGAACCGGCCCGACGCGCTCAATGCGCTGTCGCCACACATGATCACCGAGTTGCGGGCCGCCTACGCCGCAGCGGAGAACGACGACAACGTCTGGCTGATGATCGTCACCGCCACCGGCCGGGCGTTCTGCACCGGCGCCGACGTCAAGGAAATCCCCGGCGACGGAAAGGTCGTCAACGAGCGGCCCTACCTGTCCACCTACGAACAGTGGGAGGCTCCGCAGGAGGGCACCCCGCCGTTCCGCAGCATGGCCAAGCCCGTCGTGGTGGCGATCAACGGAATCTGTTGCGGCGCCGGCCTGGACTGGGTCACCACCGGTGACATCGTGATCGCCTCGGACCAGGCGACGTTCTTCGACCCGCATGTCAGCATCGGCCTGGTGGCCGCCCGCGAGATGGTGAGATTGGCCCGCGCACTCCCCCGATCAGTGGCGTTGCGCATGGCGTTGATGGGCAAGCACGAACGCATGACGGTCGAGCGCGCCTACGAGCTCGGGCTGATCACCGAGATCGTCGAGCACGACAAGCTGTTGGAGCGGGCCCACGAGATCGCCGACACCGTGTGTCTCAACGCCCCACTGGCGGTCCGCGGAACCCGACTGGCCATTCACAAGACGCTCGATCTGCCGTTGCACGAGGGCGAGATCCTGGCCGAGACGTTCCGCGAGCGCGTGGTGCGCACCGAGGATGCCCTCGAAGGACCGCGGGCGTTCGTCGAGAAGCGCAAGCCCAACTGGCAGGCCAGGTAA